The proteins below are encoded in one region of Pseudoduganella armeniaca:
- a CDS encoding 2-oxoglutarate dehydrogenase E1 component: MMQQLTSNSYLFGGNAPYVEELYEAYLENPGSVPDNWRAYFDAMQHVPAVDGSNKPDVAHASVIASFAERAKAGPIRTVVASGDPEMGRKRVAATQLIAAYRYLGSRWANLDPLQRQERPSIPELDPASYGFTDADMDTVFNISNTYFGPETASLRDLTNFLRDTYTRSIGAEFMYISDPAEKRWLQERLESIRSTPNFSPEKKKHILERLTAAEGLERYLHTKYVGQKRFSLEGGETFIASIDEIIQRAGEKGVQEIVIGMAHRGRLNVLVNTLGKAPKDLFEEFEGKHGDDLPAGDVKYHQGFSSDISTAGGPVHLSLAFNPSHLEIVNPVVEGSVKARMDRRGDKEGKQVLPILVHGDAAFAGQGVVMETLNLAQTRGYGTGGTVHIVINNQIGFTTSDPRDARSTIYCSDVVKMIEAPVLHVNADDPEAVVLASQIALDYRAQFQKDIVVDIICYRKLGHNEQDTPALTQPLMYKKIAQHPGTRRLYADKLAAQGVIPADGGDQMVAAYRAAMDAGKHTVDPVISNFKNKFAVDWLPFLNRKWTDAADTAVPLTELKRLATRITTVPEGFKVHSLVEKVLADRANMGKGELNLDWGMGEHLAYASLVSSGYAVRLTGQDAGRGTFTHRHAVLHDQNRERWDAGTYVPLQNVSDNQAPFTVIDSVLSEEAVLGFEYGYSTAEPNTLTIWEAQFGDFVNGAQVVIDQFISSGEVKWGRASGLVMLLPHGYEGQGPEHSSARPERFLQLCADNNMQVVQPTTASQIFHLLRRQMVRQFRKPLVVLTPKSLLRNKDAGSPLSELAKGAFQTVIGEVDEKIDAKKVKRVIACSGKVYYDLANARKTRGQTDTAIIRVEQLYPFPHKAFAAELKKFPAATEVVWAQDEPQNQGPWFQIQHNIFESMEAGQRLAYAGRPASASPAVGYYDKHYAQQKELLETAFSKLKGFILTK, translated from the coding sequence ATGATGCAACAACTGACGTCCAACTCCTACCTGTTCGGTGGGAATGCGCCGTACGTAGAGGAGCTCTACGAGGCGTACCTGGAGAATCCAGGCTCCGTGCCCGACAACTGGCGCGCGTATTTCGACGCGATGCAGCACGTCCCCGCCGTCGATGGCTCCAATAAACCGGACGTCGCCCACGCCTCCGTCATCGCCTCGTTCGCCGAGCGTGCCAAGGCCGGTCCGATCCGCACCGTGGTCGCCTCGGGCGACCCGGAAATGGGCCGCAAGCGCGTCGCCGCCACGCAGCTGATCGCCGCCTACCGCTACCTGGGTTCGCGCTGGGCCAACCTGGACCCGCTGCAGCGCCAGGAACGTCCGTCGATTCCGGAACTGGACCCCGCGTCCTACGGCTTCACCGACGCGGACATGGACACCGTGTTCAACATCAGCAACACCTACTTTGGCCCGGAAACCGCGTCCCTGCGCGACCTGACCAACTTCCTGCGCGACACGTACACCCGCTCGATCGGCGCGGAATTCATGTACATCTCCGACCCGGCCGAAAAGCGCTGGCTGCAGGAGCGCCTGGAGTCGATCCGCTCCACGCCGAACTTCTCGCCGGAAAAGAAAAAGCACATCCTGGAGCGCCTGACCGCGGCCGAGGGCCTGGAACGCTACCTCCACACCAAATACGTCGGCCAGAAGCGCTTCTCGCTGGAAGGCGGCGAGACGTTCATCGCCTCGATCGACGAGATCATCCAGCGCGCCGGTGAAAAAGGCGTGCAGGAAATCGTCATCGGCATGGCCCACCGCGGCCGCCTGAACGTGCTGGTCAACACCCTGGGCAAGGCACCGAAGGACCTGTTCGAGGAATTCGAAGGCAAGCACGGCGACGACCTGCCGGCCGGCGACGTGAAATACCACCAGGGCTTCTCGTCCGACATCTCCACCGCCGGTGGCCCGGTCCACCTGTCGCTGGCGTTCAACCCGTCGCACCTGGAAATCGTCAACCCGGTCGTCGAGGGTTCCGTCAAGGCGCGCATGGACCGCCGCGGCGACAAGGAAGGCAAGCAAGTGCTGCCGATCCTGGTGCACGGCGACGCCGCGTTCGCCGGCCAGGGCGTCGTGATGGAAACGCTGAACCTGGCGCAGACCCGCGGCTACGGCACGGGCGGCACGGTGCACATCGTCATCAACAACCAGATCGGCTTCACCACGTCCGACCCGCGCGACGCGCGCTCGACGATCTACTGCTCCGACGTCGTCAAGATGATCGAGGCACCGGTGCTGCACGTGAACGCCGACGATCCGGAAGCGGTCGTGCTGGCCTCGCAGATCGCGCTGGACTACCGCGCGCAGTTCCAGAAGGATATCGTGGTCGACATCATCTGCTACCGCAAGCTGGGTCACAACGAGCAGGACACCCCGGCGCTGACGCAGCCGCTGATGTACAAGAAGATCGCCCAGCACCCGGGCACCCGTCGCCTGTACGCCGACAAGCTGGCCGCCCAGGGCGTGATCCCGGCCGATGGCGGCGACCAGATGGTGGCCGCCTACCGCGCCGCCATGGACGCCGGCAAGCACACGGTCGATCCGGTCATCTCGAACTTCAAGAACAAGTTCGCCGTCGACTGGCTGCCGTTCCTGAACCGCAAGTGGACCGACGCGGCCGACACCGCCGTGCCGCTGACGGAACTGAAGCGCCTGGCCACCCGCATCACCACCGTGCCGGAAGGCTTCAAGGTGCACTCGCTGGTGGAAAAAGTGCTGGCCGACCGCGCCAACATGGGCAAGGGCGAACTGAACCTGGACTGGGGCATGGGCGAACACCTGGCCTACGCCTCGCTGGTCTCGTCCGGCTACGCCGTGCGCCTGACCGGCCAGGACGCCGGCCGCGGCACGTTCACGCACCGCCACGCCGTGCTGCACGACCAGAACCGCGAACGCTGGGATGCGGGCACCTACGTGCCGCTGCAGAACGTGTCGGACAACCAGGCACCGTTCACCGTCATCGACTCCGTGCTGTCGGAAGAAGCGGTGCTGGGCTTCGAATACGGTTACTCGACCGCCGAGCCGAACACGCTGACGATCTGGGAAGCCCAGTTCGGCGACTTCGTCAACGGCGCGCAGGTCGTCATCGACCAGTTCATCAGCTCCGGCGAAGTGAAGTGGGGCCGCGCCTCCGGCCTCGTCATGCTGCTGCCGCACGGCTACGAAGGCCAGGGTCCGGAGCACAGCTCCGCGCGCCCGGAGCGCTTCCTGCAGCTGTGCGCGGACAACAATATGCAAGTGGTGCAGCCGACCACCGCGTCGCAGATCTTCCACCTGCTGCGCCGCCAGATGGTGCGCCAGTTCCGCAAGCCGCTCGTCGTGCTGACGCCGAAGTCGCTGCTGCGTAACAAGGATGCCGGTTCGCCGCTGTCCGAGCTGGCCAAGGGTGCGTTCCAGACCGTGATCGGCGAAGTCGACGAGAAAATCGACGCCAAGAAGGTCAAGCGCGTGATCGCCTGCTCCGGCAAGGTGTATTACGACCTGGCCAATGCCCGCAAGACCCGCGGCCAGACCGACACCGCCATCATCCGTGTCGAGCAGCTGTACCCGTTCCCGCACAAGGCCTTCGCCGCCGAACTGAAGAAGTTCCCGGCCGCGACCGAAGTGGTGTGGGCGCAGGACGAGCCGCAAAACCAGGGTCCATGGTTCCAGATCCAGCACAACATCTTCGAGTCGATGGAAGCGGGCCAGCGCCTGGCGTATGCCGGCCGCCCAGCCTCCGCGTCGCCTGCCGTGGGTTACTACGACAAGCACTACGCCCAGCAGAAGGAACTGCTGGAAACGGCGTTCTCGAAGCTGAAGGGCTTCATCCTGACCAAGTAA
- a CDS encoding BlaI/MecI/CopY family transcriptional regulator: MTAPAPPKPTPAELEMLRLLYALGPATAKQVHAAALETRPEQTYATVLRLLQVMHGKGLLTRDESARAHVYAPAQAQDSIQTSLLKDLIHKAFAGSGKALVLAALRGGHVSARERAEIQALLDEDNGRD, from the coding sequence ATGACCGCCCCTGCCCCGCCGAAGCCCACGCCCGCCGAACTGGAGATGTTGCGCCTGTTGTACGCGCTCGGCCCCGCCACGGCGAAACAGGTCCATGCCGCCGCGCTGGAAACCCGGCCGGAGCAGACCTATGCCACCGTGCTGCGCCTGCTGCAGGTCATGCACGGCAAGGGCCTGCTGACGCGCGACGAAAGCGCCCGCGCCCACGTCTACGCGCCCGCCCAGGCGCAGGATTCCATCCAGACCAGCCTGCTCAAGGACCTGATCCACAAGGCATTCGCCGGTTCCGGCAAGGCGCTCGTGCTGGCGGCGCTGCGCGGCGGCCACGTCAGTGCGCGCGAGCGCGCCGAGATCCAGGCATTGCTGGACGAAGACAACGGCCGCGACTGA
- a CDS encoding putative bifunctional diguanylate cyclase/phosphodiesterase, translating to MDLLAGTFYVLDESGYFVLWNQQVERVTGLSAERLRGLHMLEVFEPADRPTVAKAFCTVFQQDERVQLEARVRSADGETIPFAFCASRLLVGGGGSYMCGMGMDLSQHHRQRDKLELFERALTAASNGIVITRHEGTDNPIEYVNPAYERISGYEAEEVMCRDSRFMAAPGLDEDQRSKLGEAVRAHQPASVVFRNQRKNGELFWNHLSVTPVRDHSRRVTHFIGIIEDITATKQRTAQLEHLVTHDALTGLANRVLLRDRLDHAIHSAQRNHEQVAIVMLDLNKFKEINDTLGHAAGDLVLKNVAQRLQSALRESDTVARLGGDEFVLVLAEQPNLRFTLRMIDRVRRAMAGEMDIDGRLLSVGASMGVAVYPADGRNVHDLLQAADAAMYESKHGGPDAVHFYSSAMAHTTAARQHMENALRDALDRDDLYLLFQPDVCVETGKILGLEALLRWRHPERGELLPADFLPEAEENGLIVPLGRRVLEDVCSTLRFLADLGYPDLPISINACAREFTQRDYLLHLGRRIAHHGIKPTSLALELHEEQLMHDPEQATRLANGLQELGIKLSVDEFGAGRNNLSCLRRLPVSQLKMTRRRVQEIGASPSDGMLAKTMLDIGHNLNIPVVATGVETRDQRDFLAAHGCSRVQGNYISQPLARPALAEWLTAH from the coding sequence ATGGATCTTCTCGCCGGGACGTTCTACGTCCTGGACGAGTCAGGTTATTTCGTGTTGTGGAACCAGCAGGTCGAACGGGTCACCGGCCTCTCCGCCGAGCGCCTGCGCGGACTGCACATGCTGGAGGTGTTCGAGCCGGCCGACCGCCCGACGGTGGCGAAGGCGTTCTGCACCGTGTTCCAGCAGGACGAGCGGGTGCAGCTCGAGGCACGCGTCCGCTCGGCCGACGGCGAGACCATCCCGTTCGCGTTCTGCGCCTCGCGCCTGCTGGTGGGTGGCGGCGGCAGCTATATGTGCGGCATGGGCATGGACCTGTCGCAGCATCACCGCCAGCGCGACAAGCTCGAGCTGTTCGAGCGGGCCCTGACGGCCGCCAGCAACGGTATCGTCATCACGCGCCACGAAGGCACCGACAATCCCATCGAATACGTCAACCCGGCATACGAGCGCATCAGCGGCTACGAGGCCGAGGAAGTCATGTGCCGCGACTCGCGCTTCATGGCCGCGCCCGGCCTGGACGAGGACCAGCGCAGCAAGCTGGGCGAGGCCGTGCGCGCGCACCAGCCGGCTTCCGTCGTGTTCCGCAACCAGCGCAAGAATGGCGAGCTGTTCTGGAACCACCTGTCCGTCACGCCCGTGCGCGACCACAGCCGCCGCGTCACCCACTTCATCGGCATCATCGAGGACATCACGGCCACCAAGCAGCGCACGGCCCAGCTCGAGCACCTCGTCACCCATGACGCGCTGACGGGCCTGGCCAACCGGGTGCTGCTGCGCGACCGCCTGGACCATGCGATCCACTCGGCCCAGCGCAATCACGAGCAGGTCGCCATCGTCATGCTGGACCTGAACAAGTTCAAGGAGATCAACGACACGCTGGGCCATGCCGCCGGCGACCTGGTGCTGAAGAATGTCGCCCAGCGGCTGCAGTCGGCGCTGCGCGAATCCGATACCGTGGCGCGCCTGGGCGGCGACGAGTTCGTGCTGGTGCTGGCCGAGCAGCCCAACCTGCGCTTCACGCTGCGCATGATCGACCGCGTGCGCCGCGCGATGGCGGGCGAGATGGACATCGACGGCCGCCTGCTGTCGGTAGGGGCCAGCATGGGCGTCGCCGTGTACCCGGCCGACGGGCGCAATGTGCACGACCTGCTGCAGGCGGCGGACGCGGCCATGTACGAAAGCAAGCACGGCGGCCCGGACGCCGTGCATTTCTACTCCTCCGCGATGGCGCACACCACGGCGGCGCGCCAGCACATGGAAAACGCGCTGCGCGACGCGCTCGACCGCGATGACCTGTACCTGCTGTTCCAGCCGGACGTGTGCGTGGAAACAGGGAAGATCCTGGGCCTCGAGGCCCTGCTGCGCTGGCGCCACCCGGAACGCGGCGAGCTGCTGCCGGCAGATTTCCTGCCCGAGGCGGAAGAGAACGGCCTGATCGTGCCGCTGGGCCGGCGCGTGCTGGAGGACGTGTGCAGCACGCTGCGCTTCCTGGCCGACCTGGGCTACCCCGACCTGCCGATCTCGATCAACGCCTGCGCCCGCGAATTCACCCAGCGCGACTATCTGCTGCACCTGGGGCGGCGCATCGCCCATCACGGCATCAAACCCACCAGCCTGGCACTGGAGCTGCACGAGGAACAACTGATGCACGACCCGGAACAGGCCACGCGGCTGGCCAACGGCCTGCAGGAGCTGGGCATCAAGCTGTCGGTGGACGAGTTCGGGGCCGGCCGCAACAACCTGTCGTGCCTGCGCCGCCTGCCCGTCAGCCAGCTGAAGATGACGCGCCGCCGGGTGCAGGAGATCGGCGCCTCGCCCAGCGACGGCATGCTGGCCAAGACCATGCTCGACATCGGCCACAACCTGAACATTCCGGTAGTGGCGACGGGCGTCGAGACGCGCGACCAGCGTGATTTCCTGGCGGCGCACGGCTGCAGCCGGGTACAGGGCAACTACATCAGCCAGCCGCTGGCCCGGCCGGCGCTGGCGGAGTGGCTGACGGCGCATTAG
- a CDS encoding MEDS domain-containing protein has translation MHIHTTHRTSGIDAVGSIPWGSHFCQFYRTEADLAETLVPFFQAGLDANESCLWVTSQSLDAGRATALLAQAIPGFDAYVASGQMEIVSISDWYKPGDKFDPDIVLNGWIERERRSRALGFDGLRLTGDTIWVERSGWADFMDYERKVNGAFRHYNLVALCTYCMETCSAEDVIDVCRHHEFALTRRDGTWEVLESSSLKLAKEELVRLNAELEDRVESRTAALNAAVRARDEFLAMLGHELRNPLAPIRSAADVIRALAPADSPIANSSAVLHRQVAHLTRLVDDLLDVARITQGHIQLAMRETSLVDIIETALEQTRTLIDQRGHSLRVTLPPRNVQVMADGTRLAQVFGNLLHNAAKYTPNGGAVSIAVHIDDAMATITVTDTGAGIPRDMLNSIFELFTQLPRSLDRSDGGLGIGLTLARRLVELHGGTIAAHSDGPGLGSSFSVGLMLAQSTVACKAHDPDELTRRN, from the coding sequence TTGCACATCCATACTACACACCGCACCTCCGGCATCGACGCCGTCGGCAGCATCCCCTGGGGTTCGCACTTCTGCCAGTTCTACCGCACCGAAGCCGACCTGGCGGAAACGCTGGTGCCGTTCTTCCAGGCCGGGCTGGATGCCAACGAATCCTGCCTGTGGGTGACCTCGCAATCGCTCGACGCCGGGCGCGCGACGGCGCTGCTGGCGCAGGCCATTCCCGGCTTCGACGCTTACGTGGCCAGCGGCCAGATGGAAATCGTCTCGATCTCCGACTGGTACAAGCCTGGCGACAAGTTCGATCCCGACATCGTCCTGAACGGCTGGATCGAACGTGAACGCCGCTCGCGCGCGCTCGGCTTCGACGGCCTGCGCCTGACGGGCGACACGATCTGGGTGGAGCGCTCCGGCTGGGCCGATTTCATGGACTACGAGCGCAAGGTCAACGGCGCCTTCCGCCACTACAACCTGGTGGCGTTGTGCACCTACTGCATGGAGACATGCAGCGCGGAAGACGTGATCGACGTGTGCCGCCACCATGAGTTCGCGCTGACGCGGCGCGACGGCACCTGGGAGGTGCTGGAAAGCTCGTCGCTCAAGCTTGCCAAGGAAGAGCTGGTGCGGCTGAACGCGGAACTGGAGGACCGGGTCGAGTCGCGCACGGCCGCGCTGAACGCGGCCGTGCGGGCGCGCGACGAGTTCCTGGCCATGCTGGGCCACGAGCTGCGCAATCCGCTGGCGCCGATCCGCTCGGCGGCGGACGTGATCCGCGCGCTCGCGCCGGCAGACTCGCCGATTGCAAACAGCTCCGCTGTCTTGCACCGGCAAGTCGCCCATCTGACACGCCTGGTGGACGACCTGCTGGACGTGGCGCGCATCACCCAGGGCCATATCCAGCTCGCGATGCGGGAAACTTCACTGGTGGACATCATCGAAACCGCGCTCGAGCAGACCCGCACGCTGATCGATCAGCGTGGCCACTCATTGCGTGTGACACTCCCGCCGAGGAACGTACAAGTCATGGCGGACGGGACGCGGCTTGCCCAGGTATTCGGCAACCTGCTGCATAACGCCGCGAAATACACTCCCAACGGCGGCGCGGTCAGTATTGCCGTGCACATCGACGACGCGATGGCAACGATTACTGTCACCGATACTGGCGCGGGCATCCCACGTGACATGCTCAATTCCATCTTTGAGCTGTTTACACAGTTGCCGCGCTCGCTCGACCGTTCGGATGGCGGCCTGGGCATCGGCCTGACACTTGCGCGCCGACTGGTCGAGCTGCATGGCGGCACCATCGCGGCGCACAGCGATGGTCCCGGCCTGGGCAGTTCGTTTTCGGTTGGGCTGATGCTGGCACAGTCCACGGTTGCCTGTAAAGCCCACGACCCGGACGAGTTGACACGGCGGAATTAA
- a CDS encoding hybrid sensor histidine kinase/response regulator codes for MFHEHCVHTSCDAGEGHFVRFYDDEALLAEEIASHLADALTQGGGAILVATSARVEKVLALLRAAFAPADLTRLIVLDAAATLDQFTVGDWPDAARFDAVIGNLVRAAGRPGKPLHAYGEMVALLCARDRFDAAVHLEELWNGLAAHTPFSLFCAYPWSLFPTLELADSFASICRAHTDSGSLRRGDPLEQLEQQRRALALNGEIARRRDAEQRAADREADLADFLDNAAEGIHRVGPDGMILWANKAELALLGYRWDEYVGHHIAEFHADADVIELILDMLMHGETLYDQPARLRCRDGSIRHVLIHSNGCFENGKLRYTRCFTRDATQRHERDMALAQRDQMILRSPVATALLSGPALRITLVNDRFIELTGQPGLRDRPFVEALPAAANGQLHRLLRQVQASGMPYSAEEVCLEEIRAGRYLRLGLEPLYGIDGSADGIVLSAVDVTEHVLARLKLEQARDEREAVLATLRDANRNKDQFLAMLGHELRNPLAPIIMALEMMELRGGASLAPERGVIRRQVDHLVRLVDDLLDIARVTQGKVTLKLAHLELRPLLDKAAEIASAEIRARGHHLELTVANGLQVEADDARLVQVIANVLINAARYTPRGGTIRLSAQARDGRVRIAVADNGRGMTAEELRQVFDLFYQGERGIDRAEGGLGVGLSLARRLVELHGGSIEAHSDGPGLGSEFVISLALSTTRNMVVAAGRAQGLPHGCRVLLVDDNVDAVRMLGMLLEQYHCKVEVCHDPLTALTRFELMRPEVALLDIGLPIMSGHELAREIRRRPGGGQCRLIALSGYGQPEDVARSAAAGFELHLVKPVQPERLLAALQTALERS; via the coding sequence ATGTTCCACGAACACTGCGTTCATACTTCATGCGACGCCGGCGAAGGGCACTTCGTCCGGTTCTACGACGACGAGGCCCTGCTGGCCGAAGAGATTGCATCGCATCTCGCCGACGCGCTGACGCAGGGCGGCGGAGCGATATTGGTCGCCACCAGTGCACGGGTCGAAAAAGTCCTCGCGCTGCTGCGGGCTGCGTTCGCCCCGGCCGACCTGACTCGCCTGATCGTGCTCGATGCCGCAGCGACCTTGGACCAGTTTACCGTCGGCGACTGGCCGGACGCCGCGCGCTTCGATGCGGTCATCGGCAACCTCGTGCGCGCTGCCGGGCGGCCCGGGAAACCGCTCCACGCTTACGGCGAAATGGTTGCGCTGCTCTGTGCTCGCGATCGTTTCGACGCGGCGGTCCACCTGGAAGAGCTGTGGAACGGCCTGGCCGCGCACACGCCATTCTCGTTGTTTTGTGCCTACCCGTGGTCGTTGTTCCCGACACTGGAGCTGGCCGACAGCTTTGCCTCCATCTGTCGCGCACACACCGACTCGGGATCGTTGCGACGGGGCGATCCACTGGAACAGCTCGAACAGCAACGCCGCGCACTCGCGCTGAACGGCGAGATCGCCCGGCGGCGCGATGCCGAACAACGCGCGGCCGACCGCGAGGCCGACCTGGCCGATTTCCTCGACAATGCGGCAGAGGGTATCCATCGCGTGGGGCCGGATGGCATGATCCTCTGGGCCAACAAGGCCGAGCTTGCACTGCTGGGTTATCGCTGGGACGAGTACGTGGGCCACCATATCGCCGAGTTCCATGCCGACGCCGACGTCATCGAACTCATCCTCGATATGCTGATGCATGGTGAGACCCTTTACGACCAGCCGGCCCGATTGCGCTGCCGCGACGGCAGCATTCGCCACGTACTCATCCATTCCAATGGCTGCTTCGAGAACGGCAAGCTGCGCTATACCCGCTGTTTCACCCGCGATGCGACCCAGCGCCACGAACGGGACATGGCGCTGGCCCAGCGTGACCAGATGATCCTGCGCTCGCCTGTGGCGACCGCGTTGTTGAGCGGCCCAGCCTTGCGGATTACGCTCGTCAACGATCGCTTCATCGAATTGACGGGCCAGCCCGGGCTGCGTGACAGGCCGTTCGTCGAGGCGCTCCCGGCCGCGGCGAACGGCCAGTTGCACCGACTGCTGCGGCAGGTCCAGGCAAGCGGCATGCCTTACAGCGCCGAGGAAGTGTGCCTGGAGGAGATACGCGCCGGGCGCTACCTGCGGCTCGGCCTGGAGCCGCTGTACGGCATCGATGGCAGCGCCGATGGCATCGTCCTGAGCGCGGTGGATGTGACGGAGCACGTGCTGGCGAGGTTGAAGCTCGAACAGGCGCGCGACGAACGCGAGGCAGTGCTGGCCACGCTGCGCGACGCCAACCGCAACAAGGACCAGTTTCTCGCCATGCTCGGGCATGAGCTGCGCAACCCGCTGGCGCCGATCATCATGGCGCTGGAGATGATGGAGCTGCGCGGTGGCGCCAGCCTGGCACCGGAGCGCGGGGTGATCCGGCGCCAGGTCGACCATCTGGTGCGCCTGGTCGATGACCTGCTCGATATCGCCCGCGTCACGCAAGGCAAGGTCACCCTTAAACTGGCTCACCTGGAGCTTCGACCGCTGCTCGACAAGGCGGCCGAGATAGCGTCTGCCGAAATCCGAGCCCGCGGGCACCACCTTGAACTGACGGTCGCGAACGGCCTGCAGGTGGAGGCCGACGATGCACGCCTGGTACAGGTGATTGCGAACGTCCTCATCAATGCCGCCCGATATACACCCCGCGGCGGCACGATACGCCTGTCCGCGCAGGCACGGGATGGGCGCGTGCGCATCGCGGTTGCCGACAACGGCCGCGGCATGACTGCGGAAGAGTTACGCCAGGTGTTCGATCTGTTCTATCAAGGAGAACGCGGCATCGACCGTGCCGAAGGAGGGTTGGGGGTGGGACTGTCCCTGGCGCGCCGGCTCGTCGAGCTGCATGGCGGCTCGATCGAAGCGCACAGCGACGGCCCCGGCCTCGGCAGCGAGTTCGTCATCAGCCTGGCCCTGAGCACGACGCGAAATATGGTCGTGGCCGCTGGTCGGGCGCAGGGCTTGCCGCACGGGTGCCGGGTACTTCTGGTGGACGATAACGTCGATGCGGTGCGCATGCTGGGCATGCTGCTGGAGCAGTACCATTGCAAGGTAGAGGTCTGCCATGATCCGCTTACAGCCTTGACGCGGTTCGAGCTCATGCGCCCTGAAGTGGCCCTGCTCGATATCGGCCTGCCCATCATGAGCGGGCATGAACTGGCACGCGAGATTCGCCGCCGACCTGGTGGCGGGCAGTGCCGGCTGATCGCATTGAGTGGCTATGGCCAGCCGGAAGACGTCGCGCGCAGCGCCGCGGCCGGATTCGAACTGCATCTGGTCAAGCCGGTACAGCCTGAGCGGCTGCTGGCGGCGCTGCAGACCGCGCTGGAACGGTCTTAA
- a CDS encoding PilZ domain-containing protein, whose product MDAEKRLARRRILRVRATVEISSRSAAGRTFDISSHGIAILLPMATAAGADARIHFMLPLGGRMHAIAVTGRVTNCTLSADEFRTGFAFLTVEREQQILIDKYCSES is encoded by the coding sequence ATGGATGCCGAAAAAAGACTGGCCCGCAGGCGCATTTTACGAGTGCGCGCTACCGTTGAAATCAGCTCCCGTTCTGCGGCGGGGCGGACCTTCGACATCAGCAGCCACGGCATCGCCATCCTGCTGCCGATGGCCACCGCGGCGGGGGCCGACGCCCGCATTCATTTCATGCTGCCGCTGGGAGGGCGGATGCATGCAATCGCCGTGACTGGCCGTGTCACCAATTGCACGCTCAGTGCCGACGAGTTTCGTACCGGCTTTGCATTCCTTACCGTCGAGCGAGAACAGCAGATACTGATCGATAAGTACTGTAGTGAAAGTTGA